One segment of Carya illinoinensis cultivar Pawnee chromosome 1, C.illinoinensisPawnee_v1, whole genome shotgun sequence DNA contains the following:
- the LOC122316069 gene encoding ER lumen protein-retaining receptor-like has product MNLFRLAGDMTHLVSVVVLLLKIHTIKSCAGISLKTQELYALVFAARYLDLFTRFNSLYNSIMKLIFLGSSFSIVWYIRHHKIVRRTYDKDQDTFRHVLLVLPCLLLALLINDKFTFTEVMWTFSIYLEAVAIVPQLVLLQRTRNIDNLTGQYVFLLGAYRALYILNWIYRYFTEEHYVQWITWISGLIQTLLYADFFYYYFQSWKNNERLHLPA; this is encoded by the exons ATGAATCTATTCAGATTAGCGGGGGATATGACCCATTTGGTCAGCGTCGTCGTTTTGCTCCTCAAGATCCACACCATCAAATCCTGCgctg GCATTTCCTTGAAGACTCAAGAACTCTATGCTCTTGTTTTTGCTGCTCGTTATTTGGATTTATTTACACGTTTCAACTCACTTTATAATAGCATAATGAAGTTAATATTCTTGGGGAGCTCTTTCTCAATTGTTTGGTACATAAGGCACCACAAAATAGTTCGCAGAACCTATGATAAGGACCAAGACACTTTTCGACATGTTCTCCTTGTGTTGCCTTGCCTGCTTTTGGCACTACTCATAAATGACAAATTCACTTTTACGGAG GTAATGTGGACCTTTTCAATATATTTGGAAGCTGTTGCCATAGTGCCTCAGCTGGTGTTGTTGCAAAGGACAAGAAATATTGACAACCTGACTGGACAATATGTTTTCCTCCTTGG TGCATATCGAGCGCTGTATATATTAAACTGGATTTATCGCTATTTTACTGAGGAGCATTATGTCCAATGGATAA CTTGGATATCAGGGCTTATCCAGACACTGCTCTATGCTGATTTTTTCTACTATTACTTTCAGAG CTGGAAGAACAATGAAAGGCTCCACTTACCAGCTTGA
- the LOC122316075 gene encoding purple acid phosphatase 15-like, with the protein MGLVSSSAMELLLLLSLSFIFVNGGVPTTLDGPFVPVTVPLDKSFRGNAVDLPDTDPRVQRIVEGFAPEQISVSLSATYDSVWVSWITGEFQIGDNITPLDPGTTASVVQYGMYGLPITHEAMGYSLIYNQLYPFEGLQNYTSGIIHHVRLTGLKPNTLYQYQCGDPSIPAMSDVYYFRTMPVSGPKSYPSRIAVVGDLGLTYNTTSTVGHLMSNHPDLVLLVGDVSYANMYLTNGTGTDCYSCSFPQTPIHETYQPRWDYWGRYMQPITSKVPIMVVEGNHEIEQQAENQTFVSYSSRFAFPSEESGSSSTLYYSFSAGGIHFIMLGAYVSYDKSADQYKWLERDLTFVDREVTPWLVAAWHPPWYSTYKAHYREAECMRVEMEDLLYEYGVDIVFNGHVHAYERTNRVYNYTLDPCGAVYITVGDGGNREKMAIAHADEAGNCPEPSTTPDEYMGGFCAFNFTSGPAAGKFCWDQQPDYSAYRESSFGHGILEVKNETHALWTWHRNQDMYNNAGDQIYIVRQPDRCLVEPKVPKC; encoded by the exons ATGGGTTTGGTCTCAAGCTCCGCAATGGAACTTCTTTTGCTGCTTTCACTAAGCTTCATATTCGTTAATGGTGGTGTCCCGACAACACTTGACGGACCCTTCGTGCCTGTCACTGTCCCTCTTGACAAAAGCTTCCGTGGTAATGCTGTGGACTTGCCAGATACGGATCCCCGAGTCCAAAGAATTGTTGAAGGATTTGCGCCTGAGCAAATCTCAGTATCACTCTCTGCAACCTATGACTCTGTATGGGTCTCTTGGATCACAG GTGAATTCCAAATTGGGGACAACATAACACCGCTAGATCCTGGAACTACAGCAAGTGTTGTTCAGTATGGAATGTATGGACTGCCAATAACTCATGAAGCAATGGGCTATTCTCTTATTTACAATCAGCTTTATCCTTTTGAAGGTCTTCAGAACTATACTTCTGGAATTATACATCATGTTCGCCTCACAG GGTTGAAACCCAACACACTATATCAGTATCAGTGTGGAGATCCTTCTATACCAGCAATGAGTGATGTATACTATTTCAGGACTATGCCAGTTTCTGGACCCAAGAGTTACCCCAGCAGAATAGCAGTGGTGGGGGACCTTGGTCTTACATACAATACCACATCCACAGTCGGCCACCTGATGAGTAACCACCCTGATCTTGTTCTACTGGTGGGGGATGTTAGTTATGCTAACATGTATCTCACAAATGGAACTGGGACTGATTGCTACTCTTGTTCCTTTCCGCAAACTCCCATTCATGAAACTTATCAGCCCCGTTGGGATTACTGGGGAAG GTACATGCAGCCTATCACATCTAAAGTTCCCATAATGGTGGTAGAAGGGAACCATGAAATAGAACAACAGGCTGAAAATCAGACTTTTGTTTCTTACAGTTCAAGATTTGCATTCCCATCTGAAGAGAGCGGATCGTCATCCACATTGTACTATTCTTTCAGTGCAGGTGGCATACATTTTATCATGCTTGGTGCCTATgtatcctatgataaatcag CGGATCAATACAAGTGGTTGGAAAGGGACCTAACTTTTGTTGACAGAGAAGTGACTCCATGGTTGGTAGCTGCATGGCACCCACCTTGGTACAGCACCTACAAGGCGCATTACAGAGAAGCAGAGTGCATGAGGGTAGAGATGGAAGACTTGCTGTATGAGTATGGTGTTGACATTGTCTTCAATGGACAT GTTCATGCCTATGAGAGGACAAATCGGGTGTATAACTACACTCTAGATCCATGTGGTGCCGTTTATATTACAGTTGGTGATGGGGGTAATCGGGAGAAGATGGCAATTGCACATGCTGATGAAGCTGGCAACTGCCCAGAACCATCTACGACACCAGATGAATATATGGGTGGATTCTGTGCGTTCAATTTCACATCAGGCCCTGCAGCTGGTAAGTTCTGTTGGGACCAGCAGCCTGATTATAGTGCGTACAGAGAAAGTAGCTTTGGCCATGGGATTCTAGAG GTGAAAAATGAGACTCATGCTTTGTGGACTTGGCACCGTAATCAGGATATGTACAACAACGCTGGAGATCAGATATACATTGTAAGGCAGCCTGATAGGTGCCTGGTTGAACCCAAG GTTCCTAAGTGCTGA